CACCCGCTGGAGGGGCCGTGGCACGAGCCAGATGAGCAGGGCGGCCAGGAGGAGCGCTCCAACATAGCGAATCGCTTGTTTCAGATAGAAACGGGGCTGGGTGTAGCGAGGCTTGCGCACTCTTTGGACAAAATCCATGGCCCCGACCTGGGCCCCGGAGTCAACTACCGGCTTTCCGTAGCCCCGATAGAACAGCTTGCCCGGGATGCGCGCACTGGAAGCAACGTTGAGCCGGTGACCTTGAATCCGAACCGAGCCGTCCACTTGGCCGGCTAGAACGGTTTCTTCCGCGTAAAGGACGAGGTCGCGAAGCAGATGCCCATTGACCCGCACTTCGGCGGCAAAGCCGTAAACGTTGGAACCGACCTGTGATTTGTCCGAGATTTCGAGCTTCTGACAGAAGGCAGTCACGTGCTTGCCGACGTTCCCTTCGATGGTGATGTTTTGGGCAAACCCCCGGAGATCGTCGCTCACTGTTCCGTTGACCCGGATTTCCCTGGCGAAGGCAATCAAATCTCCCTTCACGGTACCGTTGACCGTGACCGAGCGGGAGAAAGAGATTAAATCGCCTTCGATGGTGCCGTCGATTCGAATATCCCTGGCCCCGATCAGGAGATCGCCGTGCACCACCTCGTTTGCCGGGAGCGTGTAGGAACCATGTCTGCGGCGAAGTTCGACGGCGCCGGCGGGAGATGCTGCGCCCAGCATGATCAAGAGAGCTAGGCTTACGAGTGCCATCCGCGCGGGAAGGCGGATGCGCCGCAGGTAGTAGAAAAGGCTCGCCAAGAGAAGTCCAAGGGCACCCATCCCTGCCCAATCTATCCAGCGCTTCATCCAATCCTCCTCGATGAACCGCCGCAGCGGCTCAAAGAAAAATTGAAAGAACCCGTCCATAGAAGCCAGGTTGAGCCATTCGAGTGGCTCGAGAGAGAAGAGCCGAGAGACAAAGCTCACCACCAGGTACAGCCCCGCCGACGCAAGCCCTGTCGCCAGAACGCTCACCCATCGCAGTCCCGGGACAGGCTCCGTTCGCTCGGGCGCGGCCAGCAGAGAAGCCGGCAGGGCAACCTCCCCGAGAGCCGCGGCCAGCCGAAGATGAACTTTTTCAAGCTCGCGGAGCTTTTCGCGGCAGGCCGGACAAACCGCCAGGTGGGCTCGCACCTCGCGCGCTACGCCCGGCTCCAACTCGG
The window above is part of the Candidatus Acidiferrales bacterium genome. Proteins encoded here:
- a CDS encoding zf-HC2 domain-containing protein — translated: MTHYDDLTYSVYLDAELEPGVAREVRAHLAVCPACREKLRELEKVHLRLAAALGEVALPASLLAAPERTEPVPGLRWVSVLATGLASAGLYLVVSFVSRLFSLEPLEWLNLASMDGFFQFFFEPLRRFIEEDWMKRWIDWAGMGALGLLLASLFYYLRRIRLPARMALVSLALLIMLGAASPAGAVELRRRHGSYTLPANEVVHGDLLIGARDIRIDGTIEGDLISFSRSVTVNGTVKGDLIAFAREIRVNGTVSDDLRGFAQNITIEGNVGKHVTAFCQKLEISDKSQVGSNVYGFAAEVRVNGHLLRDLVLYAEETVLAGQVDGSVRIQGHRLNVASSARIPGKLFYRGYGKPVVDSGAQVGAMDFVQRVRKPRYTQPRFYLKQAIRYVGALLLAALLIWLVPRPLQRVVANVGSLGRGAGLGLLLAVSIPVAAVILMITMVGLPIGLIMGGLYAVLLYAGHIFAGTWLGAKVLSRPEGNLASVGAAAVGLLIYRLSKFIPYVGPLVTLVAAVVGLGAICFEIYSHLRPRAALPSAPAATASM